One Setaria viridis chromosome 3, Setaria_viridis_v4.0, whole genome shotgun sequence DNA window includes the following coding sequences:
- the LOC117849481 gene encoding uncharacterized protein produces the protein MNQRCCPRLRPLYFLRRGIHSTSAPIPADAATDATLLGRLTRLLLLHRFSAAARLLSSSGPLTPSLLHAALRRVRLDPDAALHLFHLAPSRPSLLAHAQLLHILARARRSADARALLASLLSPRPPAPPLFPHLVEVYKEFTFSAASFDLLLRALANAGHLDGALQVFDEMRKLGCRPTVRSCNSMLNRLTQVGDLGTVVAVFEQMQRVGTLPDEFTVAVMAKAYCRDRGVAHAIEFVEEMKKIGVDANLVAYHALMNGYSEMGRTEDARRVLDSLPSRGLSPNVVTYTLLVKGYCKEEKMEEAEDVIREIRKNKHLAVDEVTYGAVINGYCQRGRMEDAVRLQNEMIHAGLQVNLFVYNTIINGYCKLGRMVEAHKILHEMEGAGVRPDTYSYNSLVDGYCRKGLMTKAFEICDTMVRNGFTLTVVTYNALLKGFCSLGSIDDALRLWFLMLKRVVAPNEISCSTLFDGFIKAGKTEKALNLWKETLARGLAKNITTFNTVINGLCKTGRMLEAEELLGWMKESRCPPDSITYRTIVSGYCKTGDMVGAIRIMKEMETLGFVPSIELFNSLITGLFIAKQCGKVDDILFEMSTRGLSPNTVTYGALIAGWCKEGDLQKAYNLYFEMAGKGLTPNLFICSSLVSCFYRKGKVDEANLVLQKLVDTDMIPDISATRLEIGKLANALDTVAGGNLHSAKIMWNIVIFGLCKLGRIEDAKNMFANLKTKGFVADNFTYSSLIHGCSTSGFVDVAFDLRDEMLSVGLTPNIVTYNSLIYGLCKSGELSRAVSLFKKLQSKGISPNAITYNTLIDKYCKDGHITEAFKLKQRMIEDGIKPTVFTYSILIHGLCIHDYMEEAIKLLDQMIENNVDPNYVTYWTLIQGYIRCGNMKEISKLYDEMHIRGLLPTLVAGDVKQACPVIYNQNGKTSHMKMYC, from the coding sequence ATGAACCAGAGATGCTGCCCCCGCCTCCGACCGCTGTACTTTCTCCGCCGCGGCATCCACTCCACCTCGGCGCCCATTCCGGCCGACGCCGCCACAGACGCCACCCTCTTGGGCCGCCTcacccgcctcctcctcctgcatcgcttctccgccgccgcccgcctcctctcctcctccggcccCCTCACCCCTTCACTCCTCCATGCAGCCCTGCGCCGGGTCCGTCTCGACCCCGACGCCGCGCTGCACCTCTTCCACCTCGCCCCGTCCCGCCCATCCCTGCTCGCGCACGCCCAGCTGCTCCACATCCtggcccgcgcccgccgctctGCCGACGCTCGCGCTCTCCTGgcttccctcctctcccctcggCCTCCGGCCCCGCCTCTCTTTCCGCACCTCGTCGAGGTCTACAAGGAGTTCACCTTCTCCGCGGCCTCCTTCGACCTGCTCCTACGCGCGCTCGCCAACGCCGGTCACCTGGATGGCGCCCTccaggtgttcgacgaaatgagGAAGCTCGGGTGCCGCCCCACCGTTCGGTCCTGCAACAGCATGCTCAACAGGCTAACGCAGGTTGGGGACCTGGGCACCGTGGTGGCCGTGTTCGAGCAGATGCAGCGTGTCGGGACTCTGCCAGACGAGTTCACGGTGGCGGTCATGGCAAAGGCGTACTGTAGGGATAGGGGAGTGGCACATGCAATCGAGTTTGtggaggagatgaagaagataggtgTGGATGCGAACTTGGTGGCATATCATGCACTGATGAATGGGTACAGTGAGATGGGGCGGACCGAGGATGCAAGAAGGGTGTTGGATTCGCTGCCCAGCAGGGGTTTGTCACCAAATGTAGTGACATATACCTTGCTTGTGAAGGGATATTGTAaagaggagaagatggaggaggCTGAGGATGTCATAAGGGAGATTAGGAAAAATAAGCATCTTGCGGTTGATGAAGTCACCTATGGTGCAGTGATTAATGGCTACTGCCAAAGGGGAAGGATGGAGGATGCAGTTAGATTACAGAATGAGATGATTCATGCTGGGCTCCAGGTAAATCTGTTTGTGTACAACACAATCATCAATGGGTACTGCAAGTTGGGCAGAATGGTGGAAGCACATAAGATTTTGCATGAAATGGAAGGTGCTGGTGTGAGGCCAGACACATACAGTTACAATAGTCTAGTTGATGGGTATTGCAGAAAGGGTTTGATGACCAAGGCTTTTGAAATTTGTGATACGATGGTAAGGAATGGATTCACATTGACAGTAGTAACATATAATGCACTTTTGAAAGGTTTTTGCTCACTTGGCTCGATTGATGATGCACTTAGACTGTGGTTCTTGATGTTGAAGAGAGTTGTTGCACCTAATGAGATTAGTTGTAGCACTTTGTTTGATGGTTTCATCAAGGCAGGTAAAACTGAGAAGGCCTTGAACCTTTGGAAGGAAACCTTAGCAAGGGGATTAGCAAAAAACATAACTACATTTAACACGGTTATCAACGGGTTGTGTAAGACTGGGAGGATGCTTGAAGCAGAAGAGCTTCTTGGCTGGATGAAGGAATCGAGATGTCCTCCCGATAGTATAACTTACAGAACAATAGTTAGTGGTTATTGTAAGACAGGTGATATGGTTGGAGCTATTCGCATTATGAAGGAAATGGAAACTTTAGGTTTTGTTCCTTCAATCGAATTGTTCAATTCTTTGATAACTGGACTCTTCATAGCTAAGCAATGTGGAAAGGTGGACGATATACTCTTTGAAATGAGTACAAGGGGACTTTCTCCTAACACAGTTACTTATGGAGCTCTGATAGCTGGATGGTGTAAAGAGGGAGATCTGCAGAAAGCGTATAACCTGTATTTTGAAATGGCAGGGAAAGGCCTGACTCCAAACCTTTTTATTTGTAGTTCTTTAGTGAGCTGTTTCTATAGAAAGGGGAAGGTTGATGAGGCAAATTTGGTGCTGCAAAAACTTGTAGATACCGACATGATTCCAGATATCAGTGCAACCAGACTTGAGATTGGGAAATTAGCAAATGCACTTGATACTGTTGCTGGTGGAAATCTTCATTCTGCAAAAATAATGTGGAACATTGTTATTTTTGGTCTATGCAAATTGGGAAGGATTGAAGATGCTAAAAACATGTTTGCAAATCTAAAAACCAAGGGATTTGTTGCTGATAATTTCACTTATTCTAGCCTCATCCATGGTTGTTCCACTTCAGGATTTGTTGATGTAGCTTTTGATCTGAGGGATGAGATGTTAAGTGTTGGTCTCACTCCAAATATCGTAACCTACAATTCACTCATATATGGTCTTTGCAAGTCTGGGGAGTTATCAAGGGCAGTTAGTCTTTTTAAGAAGTTGCAGTCAAAGGGTATCTCCCCTAATGCTATCACCTACAATACACTAATTGATAAATATTGTAAGGATGGTCACATAACTGAAGCCTTTAAGTTAAAACAAAGGATGATAGAGGATGGTATTAAGCCTACTGTGTTCACCTATTCTATACTGATTCATGGTCTTTGTATTCACGATTATATGGAAGAAGCAATCAAGCTTCTTGACCAAATGATTGAGAATAATGTAGATCCAAATTATGTTACATATTGGACGCTGATTCAAGGTTACATTAGATGCGGTAACATGAAAGAGATTTCAAAGCTTTATGATGAGATGCATATCCGTGGACTTCTTCCCACCCTTGTGGCTGGAGATGTAAAACAAGCATGTCCTGTTATATACAACCAGAATGGGAAAACAAGTCACATGAAGATGTACTGCTAG